The Streptomyces laurentii region GGCCGGCATGAAGGTCGTCCTCGACTCCACCGTCACCGAGCCCGGCGCCGTCCCCGCCGCCACCGGCCGCACCGTCTACCGGATCGCGCAGGAAGCCCTGACCAACGCCCGCAAGCACGCGCCCGGCGCCGAGGTCACCCTCACGCTGCGCGGCCGCCCCGGCGAAGGGCTCACCCTCGACGTCGCGAACCCCGCCCCCACCGGGCCGGTCCCGCACGTCCCCGGCTCCGGCCAGGGCCTCATCGGACTCACCGAACGCGCCACCCTCGCCGGCGGCCGGCTGACCCACGGACCCGCCCCCGACGGCGGCTTCGCCCTGCACGCCTGGCTACCGTGGCCCGTATGACCATCCGGCTGCTCATCGTCGACGACGACCCCCTGGTCCGCGGGGGCCTCGCCCTCATGCTCGGCGGCGCCGAGGACATCGCGATCGTCGGCGAGGGCGCCGACGGCGACGAGGTCCCCGGCCTCGTCGACCGGCTCGCCCCCGACGTCGTCCTCATGGACATCCGCATGCCGCGGACCGACGGCCTCACCGCCACCGAACGGCTCCGCGTCCGGCCCGGCGCGCCCGAGGTCGTCGTCCTCACCACCTTCCACGCCGACGAACAGGTCCTGCGCGCCCTGCGCGCCGGCGCCGCCGGCTTCGTCCTCAAGGACACCCCGCCCGCCGAGATCGTCACCGCCGTACGGCGGGTGGCGGCCGGCGACCCCGTGCTCTCCCCGGCCGTCACCCGCCAGCTGATGACGCACGTCGTCCGGCACCCGGACCCCGCCGGCGAGGCGACCGGGCCACAGGCCGGACCGCAGGCCGGACCGCCCCGCCGCGCCGCCGCCCTGCGCCGCCTCGACTCCCTCGCGACGCGCGAGCGCGACGTCGCCCTCGCCGTCGGCCGGGGCCGCACCAACGCCGAGATCGGCGCCGCGCTCTACATGAGCGTCCCCACCGTCAAGACGCACGTCTCCCGGGTGCTGGCCAAACTCGGCCTCAACAACCGTGTCCAGATCGCGCTGCTCGTCCACGACGCCGGCCTGGTCGACCTTCCTGACAGCGATCAGGGAGCCTAAGGTCGGTTTCACCCGATCCGCCCGGGACAGCCCCCCAGTCTGGAGAGAGGTCGAGCATGACGGTCATCGATCTGCGGGAGTACGGCCCGGAGTTCACCGCGAACCCCCACCCGTACTACGCCGCCCTCCGCGCGTCCGGCCCGGTCCACGAGATCATCACCCCCGAGGGCTCGCCGGCCTGGCTGATCGTCGGGTACGACGAGGCCCGCGCCGCCCTCACCGACCAGCGGTTCACCAAGGACGGCGCCTTCGCCGGGTTCGTCCCGCCGGAGGTCGAGATCATCGGCCCCCACCTGCTCGCGGCCGACCCGCCCGACCACACCCGGCTGCGCAAGCTCGTCGCGCGCGAGTTCACCGGCCGCCGCGTCGAGGCGCTGCGGCCGCGGGTGCGTCAACTGGCCGACGAAATGCTCGACATGATGGCCCCGGCTGGGCGCGGCGACCTCGTCGACGCCTTCGCCTTCCCGCTGCCCATCACCGTCATCTGCGAACTCCTCGGGGTGCCCGTCGCCGACCGCGACACCTTCCGGGCCTGGTCGCACGAGATCGTCGCGCCCAGCGGCGCCGTGGCCGAGGAAGAGGCCATCAAGGGCTTCGCCGCCTACCTCGACACGTTCATCGAGGACAAGCGGGCCGCCGGACCGGGCGACGACCTGCTGTCGGCGCTCATCGCCGCCCGCGCCGAGGACGGCGACCGGCTCTCGCTGCCCGAACTGCGCGGACTCGCCCAGCTGTTGATCGTCGCCGGGCACGAGACCACCGCGAACCTCATCGGTACCACCGTGCGGCTGCTGCTCACCCATCCCGAGCAACTGGCGGCCGTGCGCGCCGACTTCGGGCTGCTGCCGGGGGCGATCGAGGAAGTCCTGCGGCACGACGGGCCGGTGGAGACGGCCACGTACCGCTTCACCCGCGAGGACGTCACCATCGGCGACACGGTCATCCCGGCCCGGTCCGTCGCCGTCGTCGGGATCGCCTCCGCCGGGCGCGATCCCAGCCGCTTCCCCGAGCCCGACCGCTTCGACATCCACCGCGACACGCGCGGCCACCTCGGCTTCGGCCACGGCATCCACTTCTGCCTGGGCGCGCCGCTGGCCCGCCTGGAGGGCGAGATCGCCGTCCGCGCCCTGCTCGAACGCTTCCCCCGGCTGGCCCTCGACCCCGAGGCGCCCCCGCTGGAATGGATGCCGAGCATCCTGATCCGCGGCCCCCGCCACCTGCCCGTCCTCTGGTGAACCCCGGCCCCGGGCCCGGCCGTCGCGCACCCCGCGGCGGCCGGTCCGGGGAACCGGACTCCGCCGGCCGCCCTCCACGGGGCCGTTCAGCCCGCCGGGATCTCCGCGACCCGCACCGGCCGGTGCTCCCGGCGCGAGCGCGCGCACGCCTCCGCGATCCGCAGCGCCGTCAGCGCCTCCCGCCCGTCGCACGGATTGTCCCGCTCGCCGCGCACCAGCCCGACGAACGCGTCCAGCTCCGCCTCGTACGCCGGCGCGAACCGCTCCAGGAAACCGGGCCACGGCTTCCCGGGCGCCGCCGGCCCCCGCGGCTCCAGCGACTCCACCGGGGTCCGCCCGTCCAGGCCGACCACCAGCTGGGTCCGCTCGCCGGCCAGCTCCATGCGTACGTCGTACCCCGCGCCGTTGCAGCGCGTCGCGGTCGCCGACACCAGGGTGCCGTCGTCGAGCGTGAGCAGCGCCGCCGCCGTGTCCACGTCCCCGGCCGCGCGGAACATCGCCGGCCCCGCGTCCGACCCCGTCGCGTACACCTCCACGACCTCCCGGCCGGTCACCCAGCGCACGATGTCGATGTCGTGCACCATGCAGTCCCGGAACAGTCCGCCGGACAGCGGCAGGTACGCGGCCGGCGGCGGCGCCGGGTCGGAGGTCACCGCCCGTACGGTGTGCAGCCGGCCGAGCCGCCCCGCCGCGACGGCCTCGCGCGCCGCCCGGTACCCGGCGTCGAAGCGCCGCATGAATCCCAGCTGCAGCTCGGTCCCGGCCGCCGCCACCGCCTCCAGCGCGGCGAGCGTCCGCGGCACGTCGAGCGCGATCGGTTTCTCGCAGAAAGCCGGCAGCCCGGCCGCCGCGGCCCGTCCGATCAGCTCCGCGTGCGCGGCCGTCGCCGAGGCGATCACCACCGCGTCCAGCGGGTGGTCGAACAGCGCGTCGACCGACGGCGCCGCGTCGGCCCCGAGCGCGCCCGCCACCCCGGCGGCCCGCTCGGTGTCCGCGTCCGCGAGGACCAGCGCCCCGACCTGCGGATGCCGCGCCAGCACCTCCGCGTGGAAGGCGCCGATCCGTCCCGTTCCGATCAGTCCGATCCGCATGGCCCCAAGGTGGTGTGGATCACCCCGGGTGTCAAGGAAATGCCTGGCATATGACGCGACAGCGGGGTGAAGGGGAGGAAATCGCTCCCCCCGGTCACTCGTGGGCGCCCGCCCCATGCGCCCCAAACCGCCCGCCATATCCGGATACCATTCCGGGTACCCGTCCGGGTGTCCGGACGCTCCGTCTTCCCGTACCCCGCCACCAGGGCTAACCTTCCCGACCGTGTCCGTGCCCGGCCCACCTCCGTCGCCGCGGCCGCCCCGTCCGTCCGCGGACCCCGGCGGCCCGGTGCCGAGGCGACCCGTGCGGGACGTCGGGTGCCCCGCCGGCCGTGGCACTCGTCACGTACGGGCCGGTGGCCCCGTCCGCCGGACCAGGGCGCCCGCCGCTCCCCGTACGCCCGCGGGCCCCTGGGGCACGGCCCCGGTATTCCCCCGGGATCCCCGCCGGGGCGGCCGCGGAGGCCGCCCGATGCGCGACCCTGGACCGGTGTCGCCGTGTCAGGGCCGAAGGGGGCCGGCAAGGACACCCGCAGGGCCCCGCTGAAGATCGGCGCGACCCCCATGACCGATACTGCAATGCACGCAGAAGGACACAAAGGAGGGCACGGCTTCGTGACCAGGGTTCGTACAGGAGGGGTACGCGCGGCCGTCGGCGCCGTGCTCGCGGTGGCGCTGACCGCCGCGCTCGCAGGCTGCAGCAGCACCGGTGGCAAGCGAGCGGAGGACGCCCGCAAGGCGGCCGCGGCCCAGGGGCGGGCGGCCGTGAACACCCCCCGGTGGACCTTCGCCATGGTCACCCACTCGGGCGACGGCGACACCTTCTGGGACATCGTCCAGAACGGCTCCAAGCAGGCCGCCGTCAAGGACAACATCAACTTCCTCTACGCGCACAGCGACGAGGCCCAGCAGCAGGCCCAGCTCATCGACTCGTACGTGGCCAAGAAGGTCGACGGTCTCATCGTCACCCTCGCCAAGCCCGACGCGATGAAGACCGCCGTCGAGAAGGCCGTCAAGGCCGGCATCCCGGTGATCACGGTGAACTCCGGGGCCGACGCGTCCAAGGCGTTCGGCGCGCTCACCCACATCGGCCAGGACGAGACCGTCGCCGGCGAGGCCGTCGGCGAGGAGCTCGACAAGCGGGGCAGCAAGAAGGCCCTGTGCATCCTGCACGAGCAGGGCAACGTGGGCCACGAGCAGCGCTGCGCCGGCGCCAAGAAGACCTTCGGCGGCGAGATGCAGAACCTGTACGTCGACGGCACCAACATGCCCGACGTCCAGGCGTCCATCCTCGCCAAGCTCCAGTCCGACCCGTCCATCGACGCCGTCGTGACCCTCGGCGCGCCGTTCGCCGACGCCGCCGTCCAGGCGAAGAAGACCGCCGGCAGCAAGGCCGAGATCGACACCTTCGACCTCAACGCCAAGGTCGCCGCCGCCCTCGAGGCCGGCACCCTCGGCTTCGCCGTCGACCAGCAGCCCTACCTCCAGGGCTACGAGGCCGTCGACCTGCTCTGGCTGTACAAGTACAACGCCAACGTCCTCGGCGGCGGCAAGCCGGTCCTCACCGGCCCGCAGATCATCACCAAGGACCAGGCCGCGGCGCTCAAGGACTACGCGGAGCGGGGCACCCGATGAGCGCCGCCGCGCCACCCGAGCCCGCGGGCGTCGACCACGTCGACGAGCGGCTGCTGCGCACCTCGCCCATGAAGAAGCTGCTGGCCCGCCCCGAGCTGGGCTCGGTCGTCGGCGCCATCGCCGTCTTCGTCTTCTTCTCGGTGGTCGCCGACAGCTTCCTGCGCGCCTCCAGCCTCGGCACCGTGCTGTACGCGGCGTCCACCATCGGCATCATGGCCGTTCCGGTGGCGCTGCTGATGATCGGCGGCGAGTTCGACCTGTCGGCCGGTGTCCTCGTGACCACCTCGGCGCTGGTCTCCTCGATGTTCAGCTACCAGATGACCGCGAACGTGTGGGTGGGCATCGGCGTCTCGCTGCTCGTCACGCTCGCCATCGGCGCGTTCAACGGCTTCATGCTGACCCGCACGAAGCTGCCGAGCTTCATCATCACGCTCGGCACCTTCCTCATGCTGACCGGCCTGAACCTCGGTCTCACCAAGCTGATCAGCGGCACCGTCTCCACCAAGTCGATCGCCGACATGGAGGGCTTCGACTCCGCGCAGAAGCTCTTCGCGTCCCACGTCACCATCGGCGGCGTCGAGCTGCGCGTCACCATCCTGTGGTGGTTCGTGCTGGTCGCGCTCGCCACCTGGATCCTGCTGCGCACCCGCTTCGGCAACTGGATCTTCGCGGTCGGCGGCGGCGCCGACGCCGCCCGCGCGGTCGGCGTCCCGGTCTTCAAGACCAAGATCGGCCTCTACATGGGCGTGGCCTTCTGCGCCTGGATCTCCGGCCAGCACCTCCTGATGTCGTTCGACGTCGTCCAGTCCGGCGAGGGCGTCGGCAACGAGCTGATCTACATCATCGCGGCCGTCATCGGCGGCTGTCTGATCACCGGCGGCTACGGCTCCGCGATCGGCTCCGCCGTCGGCGCGGTCATCTTCGGCATGACCAGCAAGGGCATCGTGTACGCCGAGTGGAACCCGGACTGGTTCAAGTTCTTCCTCGGCGCCATGCTGCTCCTCGCGACCCTGCTCAACGCCTGGATCCGCAAGCGCGTGGAGGCCACCAAGTGACGACGACCCCGACCCCCGCGGCATCCGGCGAGGCCGGGGCCGCCGCGGCTCCGCTCGTCGAGCTCGACGCGGTCAGCAAGTACTACGGCAACATCCGCGCCCTCGAAGGGGTCTCCCTGGAGGTGAACGCGGGGGAGATCTCCTGCGTCCTCGGCGACAACGGTGCCGGCAAGTCCACCCTGATCAAGATCGTCGCCGGACTGCACCGGCACGACGCCGGGACCTTCCGCATCGAGGGCGAGGAGGTGACCCTGGTCAACCCGCGCGACGCGCTCGACCGCGGGATCGCCACCGTCTACCAGGACCTCGCCGTCGTCCCGCTGATGCCGGTGTGGCGCAACTTCTTCCTCGGCTCCGAGCCCACCCGCGGCACGGGTCCCTTCAAGCGCCTCGACGTGGCGCTGATGCGGAAGACCACCCGTACCGCCCTGCTGCGCATGGGCATCGACCTGCGGGACGTCGACCAGCCCATCGGCACCCTGTCCGGCGGTGAACGCCAGTGCGTGGCCATCGCCCGGGCCGTCCACTTCGGCGCCAAGGTCCTCGTCCTCGACGAGCCGACCGCCGCGCTCGGTGTGAAGCAGTCCGGTGTGGTCCTGAAGTATGTGGCCGCCGCGCGTGACCAGGGTCTCGGCGTGGTCCTGATCACTCACAACCCGCACCACGCCTACCTCGTCGGCGACCGGTTCGTGCTGCTCAAGCGGGGTGCCATGGCGGGCAGCCACACCAAGGGCTCGATCACCCTGGACGAGTTGACCCGCCAGATGGCGGGCGGCACCGAGCTGGAGGACCTGCGGCACGAGCTCGAACGGCCGTCCGGTCCTGCCGGTTCTTGACGCGCCCCTTCCACCCCACCTGGCAGAATCGACCCGATGAGTACCTACCGCGATCTCACCCACCGGGGCGCCGCCCGCGGCACGGTCCTGCGGACCGTCGGCACCCGGGAACGGCGCTCTCATCTGACGGCGCCCCGGGTGCCGACCGTCGGCATCGACATCGGCGGTACGAAGGTGATGGCCGGCGTCGTCGACGCGGACGGCA contains the following coding sequences:
- a CDS encoding luxR family two component transcriptional regulator (C-terminal DNA-binding domain of LuxR-like proteins. This domain contains a helix-turn-helix motif and binds DNA. Proteins belonging to this group are response regulators; some act as transcriptional activators, others as transcriptional repressors. Many...; cd06170;~DNA binding residues [nucleotide binding];~LuxR family two component transcriptional regulator [Kribbella flavida DSM17836];~PFAM: response regulator receiver; regulatory protein LuxR; Sigma-70 region 4 type 2; SMART: response regulator receiver; regulatory protein LuxR; KEGG: scl:sce5431 two-component system response regulator;~Response regulator containing a CheY-like receiver domain and an HTH DNA-binding domain [Signal transduction mechanisms / Transcription]; COG2197;~Signal receiver domain; originally thought to be unique to bacteria (CheY, OmpR, NtrC, and PhoB), now recently identified in eukaroytes ETR1 Arabidopsis thaliana; this domain receives the signal from the sensor partner in a two-component systems; cd00156;~dimerization interface [polypeptide binding];~identified by MetaGeneAnnotator; putative;~intermolecular recognition site;~phosphorylation site [posttranslational modification]), encoding MTIRLLIVDDDPLVRGGLALMLGGAEDIAIVGEGADGDEVPGLVDRLAPDVVLMDIRMPRTDGLTATERLRVRPGAPEVVVLTTFHADEQVLRALRAGAAGFVLKDTPPAEIVTAVRRVAAGDPVLSPAVTRQLMTHVVRHPDPAGEATGPQAGPQAGPPRRAAALRRLDSLATRERDVALAVGRGRTNAEIGAALYMSVPTVKTHVSRVLAKLGLNNRVQIALLVHDAGLVDLPDSDQGA
- a CDS encoding cytochrome P450 hydroxylase (Cytochrome P450 [Secondary metabolites biosynthesis,transport, and catabolism]; cl12078;~Cytochrome P450; pfam00067;~cytochrome P450 hydroxylase [Streptomyces pristinaespiralis ATCC25486];~identified by MetaGeneAnnotator; putative); translation: MTVIDLREYGPEFTANPHPYYAALRASGPVHEIITPEGSPAWLIVGYDEARAALTDQRFTKDGAFAGFVPPEVEIIGPHLLAADPPDHTRLRKLVAREFTGRRVEALRPRVRQLADEMLDMMAPAGRGDLVDAFAFPLPITVICELLGVPVADRDTFRAWSHEIVAPSGAVAEEEAIKGFAAYLDTFIEDKRAAGPGDDLLSALIAARAEDGDRLSLPELRGLAQLLIVAGHETTANLIGTTVRLLLTHPEQLAAVRADFGLLPGAIEEVLRHDGPVETATYRFTREDVTIGDTVIPARSVAVVGIASAGRDPSRFPEPDRFDIHRDTRGHLGFGHGIHFCLGAPLARLEGEIAVRALLERFPRLALDPEAPPLEWMPSILIRGPRHLPVLW
- a CDS encoding oxidoreductase (Oxidoreductase family, C-terminal alpha/beta domain; cl11611;~Predicted dehydrogenases and related proteins [General function prediction only]; COG0673;~Rossmann-fold NAD(P)(+)-binding proteins; cl09931;~identified by MetaGeneAnnotator; putative;~oxidoreductase [Streptomyces pristinaespiralis ATCC25486]); this encodes MLARHPQVGALVLADADTERAAGVAGALGADAAPSVDALFDHPLDAVVIASATAAHAELIGRAAAAGLPAFCEKPIALDVPRTLAALEAVAAAGTELQLGFMRRFDAGYRAAREAVAAGRLGRLHTVRAVTSDPAPPPAAYLPLSGGLFRDCMVHDIDIVRWVTGREVVEVYATGSDAGPAMFRAAGDVDTAAALLTLDDGTLVSATATRCNGAGYDVRMELAGERTQLVVGLDGRTPVESLEPRGPAAPGKPWPGFLERFAPAYEAELDAFVGLVRGERDNPCDGREALTALRIAEACARSRREHRPVRVAEIPAG
- a CDS encoding sugar ABC transporter permease (Branched-chain amino acid transport system / permease component; pfam02653;~TM-ABC transporter signature motif;~Transmembrane subunit (TM) of Escherichia coli AraH and related proteins. E. coli AraH is the TM of a Periplasmic Binding Protein (PBP)-dependent ATP-Binding Cassette (ABC) transporter involved in the uptake of the monosaccharide arabinose. This group...; cd06579;~identified by MetaGeneAnnotator; putative;~sugar ABC transporter permease [Streptomyces avermitilis MA-4680]), which translates into the protein MSAAAPPEPAGVDHVDERLLRTSPMKKLLARPELGSVVGAIAVFVFFSVVADSFLRASSLGTVLYAASTIGIMAVPVALLMIGGEFDLSAGVLVTTSALVSSMFSYQMTANVWVGIGVSLLVTLAIGAFNGFMLTRTKLPSFIITLGTFLMLTGLNLGLTKLISGTVSTKSIADMEGFDSAQKLFASHVTIGGVELRVTILWWFVLVALATWILLRTRFGNWIFAVGGGADAARAVGVPVFKTKIGLYMGVAFCAWISGQHLLMSFDVVQSGEGVGNELIYIIAAVIGGCLITGGYGSAIGSAVGAVIFGMTSKGIVYAEWNPDWFKFFLGAMLLLATLLNAWIRKRVEATK
- a CDS encoding ABC transporter sugar-binding lipoprotein (ABC transporter sugar-binding lipoprotein [Streptomyces pristinaespiralis ATCC25486];~Periplasmic binding protein domain; pfam13407;~Periplasmic sugar-binding domain of uncharacterized ABC-type transport systems; cd06312;~identified by MetaGeneAnnotator; putative;~putative ligand binding site [chemical binding]), with product MTRVRTGGVRAAVGAVLAVALTAALAGCSSTGGKRAEDARKAAAAQGRAAVNTPRWTFAMVTHSGDGDTFWDIVQNGSKQAAVKDNINFLYAHSDEAQQQAQLIDSYVAKKVDGLIVTLAKPDAMKTAVEKAVKAGIPVITVNSGADASKAFGALTHIGQDETVAGEAVGEELDKRGSKKALCILHEQGNVGHEQRCAGAKKTFGGEMQNLYVDGTNMPDVQASILAKLQSDPSIDAVVTLGAPFADAAVQAKKTAGSKAEIDTFDLNAKVAAALEAGTLGFAVDQQPYLQGYEAVDLLWLYKYNANVLGGGKPVLTGPQIITKDQAAALKDYAERGTR
- a CDS encoding sugar ABC transporter, ATP-binding protein (ABC transporter signature motif;~ABC-type branched-chain amino acid transport systems,ATPase component [Aminoacid transport and metabolism]; COG0410;~ATP binding site [chemical binding];~D-loop;~H-loop/switch region;~Q-loop/lid;~This family represents the domain I of the carbohydrate uptake proteins that transport only monosaccharides (Monos). The Carb_Monos family is involved in the uptake of monosaccharides, such as pentoses (such as xylose, arabinose, and ribose) and hexoses...; cd03216;~Walker A/P-loop;~Walker B;~identified by MetaGeneAnnotator; putative;~sugar ABC transporter, ATP-binding protein [Streptomyces griseoflavus Tu4000]), producing MTTTPTPAASGEAGAAAAPLVELDAVSKYYGNIRALEGVSLEVNAGEISCVLGDNGAGKSTLIKIVAGLHRHDAGTFRIEGEEVTLVNPRDALDRGIATVYQDLAVVPLMPVWRNFFLGSEPTRGTGPFKRLDVALMRKTTRTALLRMGIDLRDVDQPIGTLSGGERQCVAIARAVHFGAKVLVLDEPTAALGVKQSGVVLKYVAAARDQGLGVVLITHNPHHAYLVGDRFVLLKRGAMAGSHTKGSITLDELTRQMAGGTELEDLRHELERPSGPAGS